The bacterium genome contains a region encoding:
- the mltG gene encoding endolytic transglycosylase MltG, whose amino-acid sequence MTAQKFNIYRFFFLVGRLSIYLIPFILSILLTAAFMRATLYEPANPKSQEIFSFIVERGSSVKKVGQELVQQGLVKKTWTFPLIYRMHGQQQKIQAGEYRISPSMTPLEILEKFIEGDVVYYGVTIPEGATIKDLPELLERTTLVSKDQAKNAIYNNKLMLKYGITSNSFEGYIFPDTYRFTRPTTAEEIITKAIETGKGKITNEMASRWIDLGLIYHQILTLASIIEKEAGNQQEKPKISSVFHNRLRIGMPLQADPTVIYGLPNFNGNLTKADLQTPGPYNTYLNTGLPPTPICNPGLESIKAALYPEDTEYLYFVADGSGGHKFSATLKEHNKAVQEYLRILRGDNSPTPVEQEQEKEKKEPEKKPEVVLQEAPTKKPIAPIITAPSKKPALSQIDPIKKSPGPAGNLPPAPAQGPSIEDVLRAQ is encoded by the coding sequence ATGACAGCACAGAAATTTAATATTTACCGCTTCTTTTTCTTAGTTGGCAGACTGAGCATCTATCTGATTCCTTTTATTTTGAGCATTTTACTTACTGCTGCTTTTATGCGGGCAACACTATACGAGCCAGCAAATCCAAAATCTCAAGAAATTTTTTCTTTCATTGTTGAACGCGGCAGTAGCGTCAAGAAAGTCGGTCAAGAACTTGTGCAACAGGGCTTGGTCAAAAAGACTTGGACTTTTCCTTTGATATATCGCATGCACGGTCAACAACAAAAAATTCAAGCCGGTGAATATCGTATCTCACCAAGCATGACGCCACTTGAAATTCTGGAAAAATTCATCGAAGGTGATGTTGTGTACTATGGGGTAACTATTCCCGAAGGCGCAACTATTAAAGATCTACCTGAGCTCCTCGAGCGCACAACTCTAGTCTCAAAAGATCAAGCAAAGAATGCAATTTACAACAACAAGCTCATGCTCAAGTATGGAATTACCTCAAATTCCTTTGAAGGCTATATTTTTCCCGACACTTATCGTTTTACACGCCCAACTACTGCTGAGGAAATTATCACCAAGGCAATCGAAACCGGGAAAGGAAAAATCACCAATGAGATGGCCTCGCGCTGGATTGATCTAGGATTAATCTATCACCAAATTCTGACCCTTGCTTCAATCATTGAAAAAGAAGCGGGCAACCAACAAGAGAAGCCAAAAATCTCGTCAGTTTTCCACAATCGACTACGCATCGGTATGCCGCTGCAGGCTGACCCCACAGTTATCTATGGTCTGCCAAATTTTAATGGCAATTTAACTAAAGCCGATCTGCAAACTCCCGGACCATACAACACCTATTTAAATACAGGCCTTCCTCCAACTCCAATTTGTAACCCTGGCTTAGAATCGATTAAAGCGGCACTTTACCCCGAGGACACAGAGTATTTATATTTTGTTGCCGACGGCTCAGGTGGGCATAAGTTCTCTGCAACACTTAAGGAGCATAACAAGGCAGTACAAGAATACTTACGGATTTTGCGAGGTGATAATTCTCCAACTCCAGTCGAACAGGAACAAGAAAAAGAAAAAAAGGAGCCCGAGAAAAAGCCCGAGGTAGTTTTACAAGAAGCTCCTACCAAGAAACCCATTGCCCCAATTATCACAGCGCCAAGCAAGAAGCCCGCTTTGAGTCAAATTGACCCGATTAAAAAGTCCCCTGGTCCTGCAGGAAATCTTCCTCCAGCTCCCGCCCAGGGGCCAAGTATCGAAGACGTATTACGTGCACAATAA
- a CDS encoding HAD family phosphatase gives MGHSSKDQLTPRLAVFDIDGTLVDSRGHIPASTKFALKLLRESGVQLGLASGRPAFSAKEIISELKITAPSSFFSGALVIDPVTNQELQAKYLESTEALELLELARKQNLYFELYSTTNYFTDCENDYSKMHQQYGLPRPQSIQLEKILQQLDTTNLKLIKALSIACNSEERERLLHYSQQLSNFSVGITPGSLHQGVTFLNITSRKANRSAVFDFILGQTNLRPEEVIAFGDGLQDLEFISRAGFGIALGNAQEELKQHAWMVTKSVDNDGIFHAVKTILRNNFNKIV, from the coding sequence ATGGGTCACTCTAGCAAAGACCAGCTGACCCCCAGACTCGCAGTTTTTGATATCGACGGAACATTAGTTGATAGCAGGGGGCATATTCCTGCTTCAACAAAATTCGCGCTTAAGCTCTTACGTGAAAGCGGAGTGCAACTAGGCCTAGCTTCAGGGCGCCCTGCATTTTCAGCAAAAGAAATTATTTCTGAGTTAAAAATTACAGCTCCTTCATCCTTTTTTTCAGGAGCGTTAGTGATCGATCCTGTCACTAATCAGGAGTTGCAAGCAAAGTATTTGGAATCAACAGAAGCTCTAGAACTGCTAGAACTTGCGAGAAAGCAGAATTTATACTTTGAGCTTTATTCAACAACTAATTACTTCACAGATTGCGAAAATGATTACTCCAAAATGCATCAACAGTATGGTCTTCCTCGGCCACAGTCGATACAACTTGAAAAAATACTCCAGCAGTTAGACACAACAAATTTAAAATTAATTAAAGCTTTATCAATCGCCTGCAATAGCGAGGAGCGAGAGCGACTTCTTCATTACAGCCAGCAGTTAAGCAATTTTTCCGTAGGCATTACTCCAGGCTCTTTGCATCAAGGAGTAACATTCCTCAACATCACTAGCCGCAAGGCTAACCGCTCAGCAGTATTCGATTTTATCCTCGGACAGACCAATCTTCGACCCGAGGAAGTTATCGCTTTTGGCGATGGCCTACAGGATTTAGAATTCATCTCGCGAGCAGGATTCGGCATTGCACTAGGAAACGCACAGGAAGAACTCAAACAACATGCTTGGATGGTGACAAAAAGCGTTGATAATGATGGGATTTTCCATGCCGTAAAAACAATTTTACGCAATAATTTCAATAAAATAGTATAG